A section of the Hippea sp. KM1 genome encodes:
- a CDS encoding ATP-grasp domain-containing protein, whose product MKKMCIGVTGINAVDNPGPGIGVIRGLKECEDLNVEIVGLAYDAMEPGIYMDWLVDKSFILPYPSTSEEEYISRLLYIKDRTGIDMIIPTLDAEIPLFIKSKEKLESYGIKTFIPSQEQFNLRSKAKLEETSSKIGIKTPKSKTVTSYDELTKAVEELGLPVMVKGAFYKAYRAYTHQEAVGFFRKIVAEWGYPVIVQQVVSGEEMNVVGVGDGEGGDLGLVAIKKLWITSLGKIWTGVTVKNGKLFELAKTFIEKTLWRGAFELECIVDHDDIYLIEVNPRFPAWIYFATGVGINLPSRMVKRAFGIDFDNSTEYEAGKLYVRYTYDIVTDLSLFQKITMKGESL is encoded by the coding sequence ATGAAGAAAATGTGCATTGGAGTTACTGGCATTAATGCCGTGGACAACCCCGGACCAGGTATAGGTGTAATAAGGGGCTTAAAAGAGTGTGAAGACCTAAATGTCGAGATAGTGGGACTGGCTTACGATGCAATGGAGCCAGGGATATACATGGACTGGCTTGTTGACAAATCCTTCATTCTTCCATATCCATCGACATCTGAAGAAGAATATATAAGCAGATTGCTATACATAAAAGACAGAACTGGCATCGATATGATAATACCCACTTTAGATGCAGAAATACCCCTTTTCATCAAATCAAAAGAAAAATTAGAATCATACGGAATTAAAACATTCATTCCTTCTCAGGAGCAATTCAACTTAAGAAGCAAGGCAAAGCTTGAGGAAACGAGCTCAAAGATAGGTATAAAAACACCCAAATCAAAGACTGTAACATCTTACGATGAACTAACGAAGGCAGTCGAGGAGTTGGGTCTGCCCGTAATGGTCAAAGGTGCATTTTACAAAGCATACAGGGCATACACACATCAAGAGGCAGTAGGTTTTTTTAGAAAAATTGTAGCAGAATGGGGATACCCGGTTATTGTTCAACAAGTCGTAAGTGGAGAGGAGATGAATGTTGTAGGTGTTGGCGATGGTGAGGGAGGAGATTTAGGCTTAGTTGCAATAAAAAAGCTCTGGATCACAAGCCTCGGTAAGATATGGACGGGTGTAACGGTTAAAAACGGTAAGTTATTTGAGCTTGCTAAAACCTTTATAGAAAAAACCCTTTGGAGGGGAGCCTTCGAGCTTGAGTGTATAGTTGATCACGATGATATCTACTTAATCGAGGTAAATCCAAGATTTCCAGCATGGATATATTTTGCCACAGGCGTTGGAATAAATTTACCATCAAGAATGGTAAAAAGGGCATTTGGAATAGATTTTGACAACTCAACGGAGTATGAGGCTGGAAAACTCTATGTCAGATATACATACGATATCGTTACGGACCTATCACTGTTTCAAAAAATAACTATGAAAGGAGAAAGCCTATGA
- a CDS encoding response regulator transcription factor, which translates to MVMGFKILLVEDDFDLNETIKEYLEDFYEVKSVFDGEEATEEAYEKNYDVIILDVKLPKMDGFSVAREIRRFKNTPIIFLTSLDSEKDVEAGFLSGGDDYIRKPFLLKELKYRIDAIIKRIYGGKVVKLNGFEFDLDNLELKKNNEVVHLKPKVADLLKFFIQNKGRVVSKEEIFSYLYDLEEPNEQSLRTFINTLRNILGKKTIETVKGIGYKFVG; encoded by the coding sequence ATGGTTATGGGTTTTAAAATCTTATTAGTAGAAGATGATTTTGATTTAAACGAAACAATTAAAGAATACTTAGAGGATTTTTATGAGGTAAAAAGTGTATTTGACGGGGAAGAGGCAACAGAAGAAGCATACGAGAAAAATTATGATGTAATAATTCTGGATGTAAAACTGCCCAAAATGGACGGTTTTAGCGTGGCAAGGGAAATTAGAAGATTCAAAAATACCCCAATTATATTTTTAACTTCACTTGATAGCGAAAAAGATGTTGAGGCCGGCTTCTTAAGTGGGGGTGATGACTATATAAGAAAACCTTTCTTGCTGAAGGAGCTAAAATACAGGATTGACGCCATTATAAAGAGAATATACGGTGGCAAAGTGGTGAAGCTAAACGGATTTGAGTTTGATTTAGACAATTTAGAGCTTAAAAAAAACAATGAGGTTGTTCATTTAAAACCAAAAGTTGCAGACCTATTAAAGTTCTTTATACAAAACAAAGGAAGGGTGGTAAGCAAAGAAGAAATATTTAGCTACCTATATGATTTGGAAGAGCCCAACGAGCAATCTCTCAGAACATTCATAAACACCCTAAGGAACATCTTAGGCAAAAAAACCATAGAAACCGTAAAAGGTATAGGGTATAAATTTGTGGGCTGA
- a CDS encoding sensor histidine kinase, producing the protein MIYIVSTTILIGIGEWFYYKISYKNIIENEIKSIETEIRLFLEQNKGMVLKIIEHKLRPKNLKIAIYKNGKLIFSDLNCKKIHLNRKFWIKNGYLYYRYETLKRWGKVEIIAQKMLDKEKLVFLKRSLLAFNVFFLVFLTFISFWLGRVFLAPMKEVINNLEDFIRDSTHEMNTPLSTILTNIEILKEKPSKKAIERIEKASLRLNKIFDDLKYIKLHHKKKRDLKKINLKDFINKRITLFETQIEGKNLKIIKDCDNTETIFDEEDLIRLMDNLLSNAIKYAPCNSTITIRLKNGEFCIKNDGEIKNIKNITKKFTREEKVKGGFGLGLYIVKEITKEYKIKFEIKNIEGKVIVRLCFV; encoded by the coding sequence TTGATTTACATCGTATCAACCACCATACTGATAGGCATAGGAGAGTGGTTTTACTATAAAATCTCATACAAAAACATAATAGAAAACGAAATCAAATCAATTGAGACAGAAATAAGACTCTTTTTAGAACAAAACAAAGGAATGGTTCTAAAGATTATTGAACACAAACTTCGCCCAAAGAATCTAAAAATAGCAATATACAAAAACGGAAAGCTAATATTCTCAGACCTTAATTGCAAGAAAATCCACCTCAATAGAAAATTCTGGATCAAAAACGGCTATCTATATTACAGATATGAGACATTAAAAAGATGGGGAAAGGTGGAAATCATTGCTCAAAAGATGCTCGACAAAGAAAAACTTGTCTTTTTAAAAAGGTCTTTGCTGGCATTCAATGTCTTTTTCCTGGTCTTTTTAACCTTTATATCCTTCTGGCTTGGAAGGGTGTTTCTTGCTCCCATGAAAGAGGTTATAAACAATTTAGAGGATTTTATAAGGGACTCAACACACGAGATGAACACCCCTTTAAGCACAATCCTAACAAACATAGAAATCCTTAAGGAGAAACCAAGCAAAAAAGCAATAGAGAGAATCGAGAAAGCATCTTTGAGGCTTAATAAAATCTTTGACGATTTAAAATACATAAAACTGCACCACAAAAAAAAGAGGGATCTGAAAAAAATCAACTTAAAGGATTTTATAAACAAAAGGATAACGCTTTTTGAGACCCAGATTGAAGGCAAAAATCTCAAAATAATCAAGGATTGTGATAATACAGAAACCATATTCGACGAAGAAGATCTAATAAGGCTCATGGATAACCTATTATCAAACGCAATTAAATACGCTCCTTGCAACTCCACCATAACAATTAGGCTAAAAAATGGTGAGTTTTGCATAAAAAACGACGGTGAAATCAAGAATATCAAAAATATCACAAAGAAATTTACAAGAGAGGAAAAGGTCAAGGGAGGATTTGGCCTGGGTCTTTATATTGTTAAAGAGATAACCAAAGAATATAAAATTAAGTTTGAAATAAAAAATATAGAAGGAAAAGTCATTGTCCGTTTATGTTTTGTTTAA
- the hypD gene encoding trans-4-hydroxy-L-proline dehydratase — protein sequence MKDVACKIVDYTKIVKEERGMNDRIKKLRRQSIEAVERISAERARLLTEFYKNCRETSIPIKRAKAFEYILKNKTVVINDGELIVGERGEAPKATPTYPEITLHKEEDLKALNDRPKVSYKVSDDVMKIYKEEIIPFWEGKTIRDMMFEKLPQRWKDAFEAGVFTEFMEQRAPGHTVLDGKIYKKGMLDFIKEIDEQIEKLDFERDPEALDKKEELEAMKIAAGAIIEFAKRYAKKAEELAQNEKDPKRKDELLEIARICNKVPAHKPDTFHEALQYYWFVHLGVITELNGWDAFSPGKLDKHLYPFYKKDIEEGRLTKERAKELLECLWVKFHNHPAPPKVGVTAEESSTYTDFAQINIGGIKEDGSDNVNELTYMLLDVVEEMRLVQPNASIHVSKKNPDAFIKRAIDIIKTGFGQPSVFNSDAVVQELLRQGKDIVDARCGGTSGCVESGAFGKENYTLTGYFNIPKVLEITLNNGVDPLTGKRIGLETGKFEDFESFEDLMDAFKKQLKYFIDIKIEGNLIIERIYAKHMPAPFLSILIDDCIKKGKDYYNGGARYNSSYIQGVGTGTITDSLAAIKQMVFEDKVFTKKELKEMLDKNFNGFEIQRQMLINKTHKYGNDDDYADSIMREVFEEFFKNIDGRPTYKGGQFRINMLPTTVHVYFGSKIGATPDGRLAFEPISEGISPVQGMDRNGPTAVLKSAAKMDHIKTGGTLLNLKFTPDLLKDQKGIDAMVKLIRTYFKLDGHHVQFNVVDAETLKDAKKHPERYGDLIVRVAGYSDYFCHLNEKLQDEIIRRTEHESF from the coding sequence AGGCGGTTGAGAGGATATCGGCAGAGAGGGCAAGGCTTCTAACGGAGTTTTACAAAAACTGCAGGGAAACCTCTATCCCTATCAAGAGGGCAAAGGCCTTTGAATACATACTAAAAAACAAAACGGTTGTTATAAACGACGGTGAGTTAATCGTTGGCGAACGGGGTGAGGCACCAAAGGCCACACCAACATATCCAGAGATTACGCTTCACAAGGAAGAAGACCTAAAAGCGCTAAACGACAGACCAAAGGTTTCATACAAGGTCTCAGACGATGTCATGAAGATTTACAAAGAAGAGATAATTCCATTCTGGGAAGGCAAAACCATAAGGGACATGATGTTTGAAAAGCTGCCACAGAGATGGAAGGATGCATTTGAAGCCGGTGTATTCACCGAATTTATGGAACAAAGAGCCCCGGGACATACCGTCCTTGATGGAAAGATTTACAAAAAGGGTATGCTGGATTTTATTAAAGAGATAGACGAGCAGATAGAAAAGCTCGACTTTGAGAGGGATCCAGAGGCGTTGGACAAAAAGGAAGAGCTTGAGGCCATGAAGATAGCTGCAGGTGCTATCATTGAGTTTGCAAAAAGATATGCCAAGAAGGCTGAAGAACTTGCCCAAAACGAAAAAGACCCAAAAAGGAAAGATGAGCTTTTGGAAATAGCAAGGATCTGCAACAAGGTTCCGGCACACAAACCGGATACATTCCATGAGGCCCTGCAGTATTACTGGTTTGTTCATTTAGGCGTAATAACAGAGCTAAACGGCTGGGATGCCTTTAGCCCCGGCAAATTAGACAAACACCTATACCCGTTCTACAAAAAAGACATAGAGGAAGGCAGGCTGACAAAAGAAAGGGCTAAGGAGCTTTTGGAGTGTCTCTGGGTCAAGTTTCACAACCACCCTGCTCCACCAAAGGTTGGCGTAACGGCTGAGGAGAGTTCAACCTATACGGATTTTGCCCAGATAAACATAGGCGGCATCAAGGAAGACGGCTCAGATAATGTCAACGAGTTGACCTACATGCTCTTGGATGTAGTGGAGGAGATGAGGCTTGTTCAGCCCAATGCCTCGATACATGTAAGCAAGAAAAACCCCGATGCCTTCATCAAAAGGGCTATAGACATCATCAAAACCGGTTTTGGCCAGCCATCCGTTTTCAACTCCGATGCTGTTGTTCAAGAGCTTCTAAGGCAGGGCAAGGATATTGTTGATGCCAGATGCGGAGGCACAAGCGGTTGTGTGGAGAGCGGGGCATTTGGCAAAGAGAACTATACCCTAACGGGGTATTTCAACATACCAAAGGTTTTGGAGATCACTCTAAACAACGGCGTGGATCCCTTAACGGGCAAAAGGATAGGCTTAGAAACCGGCAAATTTGAGGATTTCGAAAGCTTCGAAGACCTTATGGATGCCTTCAAGAAGCAGCTAAAATACTTTATCGACATAAAGATAGAGGGCAACCTGATTATCGAGAGGATCTATGCAAAACACATGCCGGCACCGTTTCTATCGATCTTGATAGACGACTGCATTAAGAAGGGTAAGGATTATTACAACGGCGGCGCAAGGTATAACTCATCCTATATTCAGGGTGTAGGCACAGGCACAATCACAGACTCGCTTGCTGCAATAAAACAGATGGTATTCGAGGATAAGGTGTTCACCAAAAAGGAACTGAAGGAGATGCTTGACAAGAACTTCAATGGATTTGAGATTCAAAGGCAAATGCTCATAAACAAAACGCACAAATACGGAAACGACGACGACTATGCGGATAGTATAATGAGGGAGGTATTTGAAGAGTTCTTTAAAAACATTGACGGAAGACCAACATACAAGGGCGGACAGTTCAGGATAAACATGCTGCCAACAACCGTTCATGTCTATTTTGGCTCAAAGATAGGTGCAACACCGGATGGAAGGTTGGCGTTTGAGCCAATATCTGAGGGCATATCGCCGGTTCAAGGTATGGACAGAAACGGCCCAACCGCCGTATTGAAATCGGCAGCCAAAATGGATCACATAAAAACCGGCGGAACGCTTCTTAATCTGAAGTTTACACCAGACCTTCTAAAGGACCAAAAGGGCATAGATGCAATGGTTAAACTCATAAGGACATACTTTAAGCTCGATGGGCATCATGTTCAGTTTAATGTAGTGGATGCAGAAACCCTAAAAGATGCAAAGAAACATCCAGAAAGATACGGGGATTTAATCGTAAGGGTTGCAGGATACAGCGATTACTTCTGCCATCTGAATGAAAAGCTACAGGATGAGATCATAAGAAGAACAGAGCATGAATCATTCTAA
- a CDS encoding DUF2202 domain-containing protein, translating to MKKLLGLLILVLLVSSAYAKAPIEDYVLNLPKESLSATEISDLMHMREEEKLARDVYLNMYKKWELPVFKNISKSESWHMHMIKLLLNKYNLQDPIAETKDEVGVFKNKKLQDLYNQLIKKGSVSLKDALIVGATIEDLDIKDLEEAIKESDNKDIRLVYRNLEKGSRNHMRAFVGILKRYGWSYTPQFISADYFNQIINSKHERGVSKNSINQNGHIYGTIEKIYKSPGFRKGVYWWMADIKTDEGTVKVAIAPTWILQDIDIKTKDEVEVKGYKGAYSFIACSIKDKTTGFNYNSKSRRCK from the coding sequence ATGAAGAAGTTGTTGGGTCTTTTAATTTTAGTGCTTTTAGTAAGCAGTGCTTATGCAAAGGCGCCCATCGAGGATTATGTGTTAAATCTGCCCAAAGAGAGCTTATCTGCAACTGAGATCAGCGATTTAATGCACATGAGGGAGGAGGAGAAGCTGGCAAGGGATGTTTATCTAAATATGTATAAAAAGTGGGAGCTGCCCGTATTCAAAAACATATCAAAAAGCGAGAGCTGGCACATGCACATGATTAAGTTGCTTCTAAACAAATACAACCTGCAGGATCCTATAGCAGAAACGAAGGATGAGGTGGGTGTATTCAAGAACAAGAAACTGCAAGATCTCTATAATCAACTGATAAAAAAAGGTTCTGTTAGCCTGAAGGATGCGCTGATCGTTGGGGCCACGATCGAAGATTTAGACATAAAAGACTTAGAGGAAGCTATCAAAGAAAGCGACAATAAGGATATAAGATTAGTCTATAGAAACCTTGAAAAGGGCAGCAGGAATCACATGAGGGCTTTTGTCGGAATACTAAAAAGATACGGCTGGAGCTATACCCCTCAATTCATATCTGCAGATTATTTTAACCAGATAATTAATTCGAAGCACGAAAGAGGTGTATCAAAGAACAGCATCAACCAAAACGGCCATATCTACGGCACTATAGAAAAGATATACAAGTCGCCCGGTTTTAGAAAAGGAGTATATTGGTGGATGGCAGACATAAAAACAGATGAAGGCACAGTAAAAGTGGCCATTGCGCCCACATGGATTCTGCAAGATATAGACATAAAAACAAAAGATGAGGTGGAGGTAAAAGGGTATAAAGGAGCATATAGTTTTATAGCTTGCAGCATAAAGGACAAGACAACAGGGTTCAATTACAACAGTAAATCAAGGAGATGCAAATGA
- a CDS encoding urea transporter: protein MKNYKKFAESIISSYAGIFFVDRYLVGFLLLILSFINPNIGISGLLCVISSYIFAKFLGMHDQFLSSGFYTYNPLLVGLSIGYLFKFNLLTLFLVSISGIITFLLTFSLVSVLYQYLKLPVLSLPFVIVSCIVYLASSQYSNLFVNGFYPQTAIFEWVNKLPLWFVGLTRSLGAIVFLPNVISGFIILIAIFLVSRILFFLAVTGYFAGTLTIAAFTGSFVQAFSNVNSFNFILIAMALGGVFLIPNIKSYSISIIAVVSSSIFLYAIEKIWYQYGVPVFTLPFNIASMMFLYVLGLLNFPLITKFYRGTPEKTLDHYLTYNSRFPGTYRTLSLPFSGEWTVWQGINGKWTHKGAWMYAIDFVITDENGKTYSGDEKIIDNYYCFRKPILSPVRGRVVKIINDIEDNPIGTVNKDNNWGNLILIYDERGFYVLICHLLKGSIRVKEGDWVERGRILALCGNSGYSPQPHIHIHVQLTNNIGAPTVPFSFIQYIDSNNRYHSNDIPKENQRLMPIFTDKVMDFKMSFLLDEQMEFELEKGGTKVKDVKLSVKMDSSGEFYLESGNGRLYFTKWEGTFYVNRIEGKVEPELKAIFLALPRLPLAYRQGMEWDDCIPTHLVLKGIRKDITLLKNYIYPSNCAIKGTYRFTSDSEIAGYIEPCNIKTHAVLHETKGFSKIEVAFKETKITLRRCENG from the coding sequence ATGAAAAACTACAAAAAATTCGCAGAGTCCATAATAAGCAGTTATGCTGGTATATTCTTTGTTGACAGATACTTAGTTGGATTTCTTTTACTAATTCTATCCTTCATAAACCCCAATATTGGCATCTCAGGTCTTTTGTGTGTCATCAGTTCATACATCTTTGCCAAATTCTTAGGTATGCATGATCAGTTTCTCTCCTCTGGGTTCTACACCTACAATCCACTGCTTGTGGGCTTGTCTATAGGATATTTGTTTAAGTTCAATCTCCTGACACTATTTCTTGTGTCAATATCTGGCATAATTACATTTCTTTTAACCTTTAGCCTGGTTAGCGTATTGTATCAATACCTAAAACTACCCGTGTTGAGTTTGCCATTTGTGATTGTCAGCTGTATAGTGTATCTGGCATCAAGTCAGTATAGTAACCTATTTGTTAACGGGTTTTATCCACAAACAGCCATCTTTGAATGGGTAAACAAGCTACCATTGTGGTTTGTTGGTTTAACAAGATCACTGGGAGCAATAGTTTTCCTGCCTAATGTGATAAGCGGTTTTATTATACTGATCGCCATATTTCTCGTATCGAGAATACTCTTTTTCTTAGCTGTAACTGGATACTTCGCAGGCACACTAACAATAGCAGCTTTTACGGGCTCTTTTGTGCAGGCATTCAGCAATGTCAATTCATTTAACTTTATACTCATAGCAATGGCATTGGGGGGAGTATTTTTAATACCAAACATAAAGAGCTATTCAATTTCAATAATAGCCGTAGTTTCATCGTCAATATTTTTATACGCCATTGAAAAGATTTGGTATCAATACGGAGTGCCTGTCTTTACCCTGCCCTTCAACATCGCCTCCATGATGTTCTTGTATGTACTGGGCTTGCTAAACTTTCCACTGATCACAAAGTTTTACAGGGGTACACCAGAAAAAACGCTTGATCATTACCTAACCTACAACAGCAGGTTTCCTGGGACATACAGAACACTTTCTTTGCCTTTCTCTGGTGAGTGGACTGTCTGGCAGGGTATAAACGGTAAGTGGACCCACAAAGGCGCCTGGATGTATGCAATTGATTTCGTGATAACAGATGAAAACGGCAAGACATACAGTGGGGATGAGAAAATTATAGATAACTACTATTGCTTCAGGAAACCCATTCTATCTCCAGTAAGGGGAAGGGTTGTAAAAATCATCAACGACATAGAGGATAACCCTATAGGTACAGTGAACAAAGACAATAACTGGGGAAATCTAATATTGATTTACGATGAAAGGGGTTTCTATGTTTTAATATGCCACCTGCTAAAGGGATCAATAAGGGTAAAAGAAGGAGACTGGGTGGAAAGGGGAAGAATACTGGCCTTGTGTGGTAACTCAGGATATTCTCCTCAGCCACATATACACATACATGTTCAGTTAACCAACAACATAGGTGCCCCAACCGTTCCTTTCAGCTTCATACAATACATAGACTCAAACAACAGGTATCACTCCAACGATATCCCAAAGGAAAACCAGAGATTGATGCCTATTTTCACAGACAAGGTCATGGACTTTAAAATGTCGTTCTTATTGGATGAACAGATGGAGTTTGAATTAGAAAAAGGCGGCACCAAAGTGAAAGATGTCAAACTCTCTGTAAAAATGGATAGCAGTGGCGAATTTTATCTTGAAAGTGGAAATGGTAGATTATATTTTACCAAATGGGAGGGAACCTTCTATGTAAACAGAATCGAGGGGAAAGTGGAGCCTGAGCTCAAAGCCATTTTTCTGGCCTTACCGAGATTGCCTTTAGCATACAGGCAAGGTATGGAGTGGGATGATTGCATTCCTACGCACCTGGTACTCAAGGGAATAAGAAAAGACATCACACTTTTAAAAAACTACATCTATCCATCAAATTGTGCTATAAAAGGCACCTATAGATTCACAAGTGACAGTGAAATTGCTGGCTATATAGAGCCATGCAACATAAAAACTCATGCAGTATTGCACGAAACAAAGGGATTTTCAAAGATAGAGGTCGCATTCAAGGAAACAAAAATTACTCTTAGGAGGTGTGAGAATGGTTAA
- a CDS encoding PqqD family protein — translation MERLSQLAINDEGFIFDPYTGNSYATNRTGILILNELKNGKSEEEIAKILSEKFNVEHSAALKDVTDFIEQLRSLSLL, via the coding sequence ATGGAAAGGCTCAGTCAACTCGCCATAAACGATGAGGGCTTTATCTTTGATCCGTACACTGGAAATAGCTATGCAACAAATAGAACCGGCATTTTAATATTAAACGAACTAAAAAATGGAAAAAGTGAGGAGGAAATTGCCAAAATTTTATCAGAGAAGTTCAATGTTGAACATTCTGCTGCTTTAAAGGATGTTACGGATTTTATAGAACAGCTGAGATCACTATCCTTGTTATAA
- a CDS encoding alanine racemase: MNSTIYEKPIIKKLQTGFMNKFGTGVFKRIRKDIDGIAIERLVEQFGSPLFVFSEKKLRGNYRKLYNAFSNRYPNVLFGWSYKTNYLDAICSILHQEGAIAEVVSEYEYKKAKRLGIDGKNIIYNGPFKTMESLKGAAEDGAMINIDHFEEIQDLENVAKELNKKIKVGIRVNMDTGIVPQWSRFGFNIESGQALDAVKRISYGGHLILNGLHCHIGTFILEPNAYAQEVKKMVEFAYKIEDEFGYKIEYLDIGGGFPSKNRLKGVYLPPEVVVPSIDEFAEAVCDTLLENLRPNDFPKLILETGRAIVDEAGYLITTVHAIKRLPDGTRSYVVDAGVNILFTSFWYKFNIEMDREVSGTAEPSVIYGPLCMNIDVIDESVNLPPLERGTRLIISPVGAYNVTQWMQFITYRPSVCIISEKGESLLIREKEDMEDIIKREILPEEYKLKK, encoded by the coding sequence ATGAACAGCACAATCTACGAAAAACCTATAATCAAGAAATTACAAACGGGATTCATGAACAAGTTTGGCACGGGCGTTTTTAAACGCATAAGAAAAGATATAGACGGTATTGCTATAGAGAGGTTGGTTGAGCAATTCGGTAGCCCACTATTTGTGTTCTCTGAGAAAAAACTGAGGGGGAATTACAGAAAGCTTTATAACGCCTTCTCTAATCGCTATCCAAATGTTCTGTTTGGTTGGTCTTACAAAACAAATTACTTAGATGCTATTTGCAGTATTTTACATCAGGAGGGCGCCATTGCCGAGGTTGTCTCTGAGTATGAATACAAAAAAGCCAAAAGACTCGGTATTGACGGTAAAAACATAATATACAACGGACCATTCAAAACGATGGAAAGCCTCAAAGGGGCGGCAGAAGACGGCGCCATGATAAATATTGATCATTTTGAAGAGATTCAGGATTTAGAAAATGTGGCAAAAGAACTAAATAAGAAGATAAAGGTTGGCATCAGGGTAAACATGGATACGGGGATTGTTCCGCAGTGGTCAAGGTTCGGTTTTAATATAGAAAGCGGACAGGCATTGGACGCAGTAAAAAGAATAAGCTACGGTGGTCATTTAATACTTAATGGTTTGCACTGCCACATTGGCACATTTATTTTGGAGCCAAATGCATACGCCCAAGAAGTTAAGAAAATGGTTGAGTTTGCCTATAAAATTGAAGATGAATTTGGCTACAAAATCGAGTATTTGGATATAGGAGGGGGTTTTCCTTCAAAGAACAGATTAAAGGGTGTTTATCTTCCACCAGAGGTTGTTGTTCCATCAATAGATGAATTTGCGGAAGCGGTTTGTGATACGCTACTTGAAAACCTAAGGCCGAATGATTTCCCCAAGCTTATTTTAGAAACTGGAAGGGCAATAGTGGATGAGGCGGGGTATTTGATAACAACGGTTCATGCCATAAAGAGGTTACCCGATGGAACAAGGTCTTATGTCGTCGACGCTGGTGTTAACATTCTGTTTACATCGTTCTGGTATAAGTTCAATATTGAGATGGACAGGGAGGTTAGTGGCACAGCAGAACCCAGCGTAATTTATGGCCCCCTTTGCATGAACATAGATGTGATTGATGAGTCTGTTAACCTACCACCCCTTGAAAGAGGGACAAGGCTGATAATCTCACCTGTTGGTGCTTACAATGTGACTCAATGGATGCAATTTATAACATACAGACCTTCAGTTTGTATAATATCAGAGAAGGGAGAATCTTTACTTATCAGAGAAAAGGAAGATATGGAAGATATAATAAAACGGGAAATTTTGCCGGAGGAATACAAACTTAAAAAATGA
- a CDS encoding tetratricopeptide repeat protein: MVKAILGKIKQRKPLTWLLVFFLIPFQASCVNLNNKDLVKAYYQSFNYEKMADYKDAIRSIMPVYEKYPQGYTVNLRLGWLYYLNKNYADSIRFYKNAEYLIPSSIEPVLGMALPLMAQKKWSDVEDLMYKVIKIDYYNYYANLRLAIALRMENKLNQARKIVDKMLALYPTDVNFLDELGLIYFAEGKKKYAKSVFGNVLVLDPQNVTAKIYYFEKLKGVK; this comes from the coding sequence ATGGTTAAAGCTATTTTGGGTAAGATTAAGCAAAGGAAACCTTTAACATGGCTGCTTGTTTTCTTTTTGATACCATTCCAGGCATCTTGTGTTAACCTCAACAATAAGGATCTGGTAAAAGCTTATTATCAATCCTTCAATTACGAAAAGATGGCAGATTACAAAGATGCCATAAGGTCTATCATGCCGGTTTACGAAAAATACCCACAGGGATATACCGTTAATTTGAGGCTTGGTTGGTTGTACTACTTAAACAAAAATTATGCTGATTCCATAAGATTTTATAAAAACGCAGAGTACCTGATACCATCTTCGATAGAGCCTGTGTTGGGAATGGCTTTGCCACTAATGGCTCAAAAAAAGTGGAGTGATGTCGAAGATTTGATGTATAAAGTTATAAAGATAGATTATTACAATTACTATGCCAATTTGAGGTTGGCTATAGCCCTTAGAATGGAAAATAAGCTGAATCAGGCAAGAAAAATCGTCGATAAAATGCTTGCACTTTATCCTACAGATGTGAATTTTTTAGATGAACTTGGCCTTATTTATTTTGCAGAAGGCAAGAAGAAATACGCAAAAAGTGTTTTTGGGAATGTCTTGGTATTAGACCCTCAAAATGTAACGGCAAAGATATATTACTTTGAGAAGCTGAAAGGCGTAAAATAA